Sequence from the bacterium genome:
CGGAGGCTTCTTCTCGCCCGAGTACAGGCGCAGGAACTGCTCCACCAGGAGCGGGATGTCGTCCTTCCTCTCCCGCAGGGGGGGGAGCGTGATGGGGATGATGTGGATGCGGAAGAAGAAGTCCTCTCGCATCGAGCCCTTGCGCGACTCTTCCAGGAGGTTGCGGTTGGTGGCGGAGATGATCCGGAAATCCGACGTCTTGGTCACGGCGCTGCCCACGGGCGCGTACCCCCCGCCCTCGATGGCCCTGAGGAGCTTCACCTGCAGGACCGGCGTCAGCTCCCCCACCTCGTCCAAGAACAGGGTCCCGTTGTCGGCCATGTCCAGGAGCCCCTGCTTGTCCGTGTGCGCACCCGTGAACGCCCCCTTCTTGTGGCCGAAGAACTCGCTCTCCAGGAGGTTTTCCGGCATGGCCGCGCAGTTGACGGCCACGAAGCTCTTCTCGGCCCGGCTGCTCATCTCGTGAATGGCGCGGGCCACCAGCTCCTTGCCCGTTCCGGACTCCCCGTAGATGATGACGTTGGCGCTCGTGGCCGCGGCGTTGAGGATCAACTCGTAGATCCGCTGCATGGCCGTGCTCTTGCCGATGATGTTGCCGAACCGGTACCGGTCCTTGATGGAGGAGCGCAGCGTCACGTTCTCCCTGCGGAGCTGCTCGGACTCCTCCTGCATGGAGATTTCCCGGAGCTTGGCCTCGGTGATGTCCCGGGCGGACAGGAGCACGCTGGGCCGGCCGTGCCACATGATGCGGTTGCCCCGGCCCTCCACCCAGAACTCCCGGCCCTTGGGCGTCCTCCACCGGGCCTGGAAAAACCTCTCCTCGCACACCCCGGCTTCCAGGGCCTCGTACATCTCCCGGAAGTACATGGTGAACCCGCCCGCGGCCAGCTCCAGGGGGTTCTCGGCCATGAACGAGGCCGTGTCCCTGTAATCGAAGAGCGAGGCAAAGGCCTGGTTGGCGAAAAGGATGGCGTTCCCCCGCAGGAGCATCACGCCGTCGGTTATGCGCTCGGCAAGGATGCGGTAGAGGGTCTCCGTCTCCTTGAGCTCGCCCTCGGCGGTTTTGAGCTGGGTCATGTCCAGGCCCATGCCCACCAGGTAGTCCGCGCCGTCGATGGTCACGCGCCGGCCCGTGAAGAAGAACGGGATGCGCC
This genomic interval carries:
- a CDS encoding sigma 54-interacting transcriptional regulator: MPDRPTREELAAKVRDLTATVGDLAHKQQFFQALLRSLPGVVYVFDENLQLKFWNTNAETITGYSPEVVSEMDLLNLFLEPDRGAMQEAIRGVFEEGAGFIESTLVTMEGRRIPFFFTGRRVTIDGADYLVGMGLDMTQLKTAEGELKETETLYRILAERITDGVMLLRGNAILFANQAFASLFDYRDTASFMAENPLELAAGGFTMYFREMYEALEAGVCEERFFQARWRTPKGREFWVEGRGNRIMWHGRPSVLLSARDITEAKLREISMQEESEQLRRENVTLRSSIKDRYRFGNIIGKSTAMQRIYELILNAAATSANVIIYGESGTGKELVARAIHEMSSRAEKSFVAVNCAAMPENLLESEFFGHKKGAFTGAHTDKQGLLDMADNGTLFLDEVGELTPVLQVKLLRAIEGGGYAPVGSAVTKTSDFRIISATNRNLLEESRKGSMREDFFFRIHIIPITLPPLRERKDDIPLLVEQFLRLYSGEKKPPSLPGQVLESLVRYDWPGNVRELQNVIQRYLTVKRLDFLSPAAPASADAAARSAQGQADKDDLDLRGATEGVERSVIREALEQNRWNKSRTAEALGVSRKTLFRKMKRLGLK